The following proteins come from a genomic window of Legionella cherrii:
- a CDS encoding phosphodiester glycosidase family protein yields MFSKQSKTKTDAVNEKISRITKATEVQDIRSLARFDELLSKNPHREHIQGYFAEIPLSEYQTFVPNGPLFPDRYGQPYKGGQFDAPLFTLKEWRDHWQEGHPDMEQPDLLVNANWFNVWTTGVPNEGEKINPRQQARTYLIGLSLSKGELVSTHKVLDQENVGLDTITFDASTKKAEIIAHSQIDDNSEKNPDFYNQKNAVSGFIILQDQAQQKTPDLNNNHSNRLPRTGVGYKNNGKTLVVMVIHNPNRNYGVTAEEFADLFKALGCTDAINLDNSGSAELYYTGLGEFGKKSVTVQTKTCDAGALTERPKPNCLGFKNVSQCTFFAKDDSDIPTRKESLDTQKKSAKTDDDISYTYYIKR; encoded by the coding sequence GTGTTCAGCAAGCAATCTAAAACAAAAACTGATGCCGTCAATGAAAAAATCAGCCGCATTACGAAAGCGACTGAGGTGCAAGACATACGATCTTTGGCACGTTTCGATGAACTTTTGAGTAAAAATCCACACCGTGAGCATATTCAAGGTTATTTTGCTGAAATTCCATTATCTGAATATCAGACATTTGTACCCAATGGACCTCTCTTTCCTGATCGCTATGGTCAACCTTACAAAGGCGGCCAGTTTGATGCCCCCTTATTCACCTTAAAAGAATGGCGTGACCATTGGCAAGAAGGACACCCCGACATGGAGCAACCCGATTTATTAGTCAATGCAAACTGGTTTAATGTATGGACCACCGGTGTGCCAAACGAGGGAGAAAAAATCAACCCTAGACAACAAGCACGTACCTATCTTATTGGGTTATCCCTGAGTAAGGGTGAGTTGGTATCTACCCACAAAGTGCTTGATCAAGAAAATGTTGGCCTAGATACGATTACTTTTGATGCATCAACTAAAAAAGCGGAGATCATTGCACATAGTCAAATTGATGATAATTCAGAAAAAAATCCCGATTTTTATAATCAGAAAAATGCCGTATCAGGATTTATTATTCTCCAGGATCAAGCGCAACAAAAAACCCCTGATTTAAATAATAATCATTCAAATCGATTGCCTCGCACCGGCGTGGGATACAAAAATAATGGCAAAACTCTGGTTGTAATGGTCATCCATAATCCTAATCGCAATTATGGAGTCACCGCCGAGGAGTTTGCGGATTTATTTAAGGCACTCGGCTGTACCGATGCAATCAATCTCGATAATAGCGGCTCAGCAGAACTTTATTACACAGGCTTGGGTGAATTCGGTAAAAAATCAGTCACCGTACAAACAAAAACGTGTGATGCTGGAGCTCTAACGGAACGTCCTAAACCCAATTGTTTGGGCTTTAAAAATGTAAGTCAATGCACCTTCTTTGCCAAGGATGACTCAGACATACCAACACGCAAAGAAAGTCTCGATACGCAGAAAAAATCAGCCAAAACTGATGATGATATAAGCTACACCTATTACATTAAACGCTAG